In Metarhizium brunneum chromosome 3, complete sequence, a genomic segment contains:
- the SGT1 gene encoding Protein SGT1: MSHITQANQGLAAAEAQNWDEAITKLSKALQSSTNPAWLLARSKALVNVKRYEEALDDANLAFHKSYERNKRDLMIDAHYRRAVAYFRLGQYANADCCAIYAMRLVKGHAALEKEDVRAANSDHDGFWKPTAADAMAEAREDPFNQTKPEGAMSAQPAHVGDWRRASTLRIQALAAMKKLPADDEARQATAPLVPERKELAALKADDKDMEGTTKNDVAAQKPAIPSDAPLRLQDFQTNTAMSVSIFSKGVDKEKLQVKFLPESVHLNPLVYPNGDEKEFLLETFAEIEPSSSGYTVTPSKVELRLVKKLPGKWSRVTKESPGTKEATEKDEESQALKDARRRAMDEADAKTKDEKPTAATTQPEASKVKATTDSGPAYPSSSRTGPKNWDKIGADEDEEEETGPNDFFKKLFKGATPDQQRAMTKSFVESNGTSLSTDWSDVGSRTVETIAPEGVEAKKW; this comes from the exons ATGTCACACATCACCCAGGCCAACCAAGGCCTGGCTGCAGCCGAAGCCCAAAACTGGGATgaggccatcaccaagctcTCCAAAGCTCTCCAAAGCTCTACCAACCCAGCATGGCTCCTCGCGCGGTCCAAAGCTCTCGTCAACGTCAAACGCTATGAGGAagccctcgacgacgccaacctTGCCTTCCACAAATCTTATGAGCGAAATAAGCGAGACTTGATGATTGACGCCCACTACCGTCGAGCAGTCGCCTACTTCCGCCTGGGGCAGTACGCCAATGCCGACTGCTGTGCCATCTATGCCATGCGTCTGGTTAAGGGCCATGCGGCACTGGAAAAGGAAGATGTCAGGGCCGCTAATTCTGACCACGACGGGTTCTGGAAACCAACTGCCGCGGACGCAATGGCGGAAGCTCGCGAGGACCCCTTCAACCAGACTAAGCCGGAGGGAGCAATGTCTGCTCAACCGGCACATGTCGGTGACTGGCGGCGAGCAAGCACCCTTCGTATTCAGGCCCTCGCTGCCATGAAGAAGTTGCCTGCTGATGACGAGGCCCGGCAGGCGACGGCCCCTTTGGTGCCAGAGCGCAAGGAGCTTGCTGCTTTGAAGGCggacgacaaggacatggagggcacCACGAAGAATGATGTTGCAGCACAGAAACCCGCCATCCCTAGCGATGCCCCTCTTCGTTTGCAGGACTTTCAAACCAACACCGCCATGTCCGTGTCCATCTTCAGCAAAGGCGtcgacaaggagaagcttcAGGTCAAGTTTCTCCCAGAGTCTGTCCACTTAAACCCTCTCGTCTACCCTAACGGCGATGAGAAGGAATTTCTGCTCGAAACTTTTGCCGAAATCGAGCCATCTAGCTCGGGGTACACCGTCACCCCCAGCAAAGTCGAGCTACGCCTAGTCAAAAAGTTGCCGGGAAAGTGGTCACGAGTCACGAAGGAGTCGCCAGGGACCAAGGAAGCTACAGAAAAGGACGAGGA GTCACAAGCCCTCAAAGACGCCAGACGGCGAGCCAtggacgaggcagatgccaagaccaaggatgAGAAACCTACAGCGGCAACTACCCAACCTGAAGCcagcaaggtcaaggccaCGACTGATTCTGGCCCCGCCTATCCGTCTTCGTCTCGCACTGGTCCCAAGAATTGGGACAAGATCGgagcagatgaagatgaggaagaagagactgGCCCGAATGACTTCTTCAAGAAGCTGTTCAAGGGTGCGACTCCAGACCAGCAGAGGGCCATGACGAAGAGCTTCGTTGAGAGCAACGGCACGAGTTTAAGTACGGACTGGAGTGATGTCGGGAGCCGGACGGTGGAGACGATTGCTCCAGAGGGGGTTGAGGCAAAGAAGTGGTAA